A single region of the Geobacillus subterraneus genome encodes:
- a CDS encoding helix-turn-helix domain-containing protein encodes MKLVIAERDDNEREAIRWLVSAYSLPIEQVYTAATVEEMMALLEREAPELLYVELDMIPYEQWGKATSCIRLFCQRVIAATAEATFARAKQAIDWQCVDLLVKPLEPAKLKQALRTAASFAAGDGRSRPSAGVGGHDGDYRSLFADDCVDVSTHVWLVQAEQPAFSSEVVRFLTNYPFRRRARVLPLTYMAACLFPELPGDGKEEAWKMLRDWEEEHHEPLAVVIMPPDGRQTVRGRYQAARRLLETTFFIGYRQVIAPAPDDGRWRDLDPFLTPEEQRQWIEMLERFDHEAVKRWLQREFSHWTPPFPSPEMVRTRLTSILAQIRRFMKTYRLDRGTTEREYMRLFQEILYNPVLYRIVQELILFLYRLLYEARRADTDARVDAIERGLRYMEAHFRDPSLTLERVAAAAGRSPAYFSHLLSKKRGVTFRQWLTNRRLEEAKRLLRQTDLSIKEIAEQTGFRTAHYLTRVFKAELNETPTAYRDEQRSYRSSPR; translated from the coding sequence ATGAAATTGGTCATTGCCGAACGGGATGACAACGAACGGGAGGCGATCCGCTGGCTCGTGTCCGCGTATTCCTTGCCGATTGAGCAAGTATATACGGCGGCTACGGTCGAGGAGATGATGGCGCTTCTTGAGCGGGAGGCGCCGGAGCTGTTGTACGTCGAATTGGATATGATTCCGTATGAACAGTGGGGGAAAGCGACATCTTGCATCCGCTTGTTTTGCCAACGGGTGATTGCTGCAACCGCGGAGGCGACATTCGCGCGGGCGAAGCAAGCGATCGACTGGCAATGCGTCGATTTGCTTGTGAAGCCGCTTGAGCCCGCCAAATTGAAGCAAGCGTTGCGAACGGCGGCTTCATTTGCCGCCGGGGACGGGCGCTCTCGGCCGTCCGCGGGCGTTGGCGGTCATGATGGCGATTATCGCTCGCTATTTGCCGATGACTGTGTTGACGTGTCGACCCACGTATGGCTTGTGCAGGCCGAACAGCCTGCCTTCTCTTCTGAAGTGGTCCGCTTTTTAACGAACTATCCGTTTCGCCGGCGGGCGCGCGTCTTGCCGTTGACCTATATGGCGGCCTGTCTCTTTCCCGAGCTGCCGGGCGACGGGAAAGAGGAAGCGTGGAAGATGTTGCGCGATTGGGAGGAGGAACATCATGAGCCATTGGCGGTCGTCATCATGCCGCCGGATGGCCGACAAACGGTGCGTGGGCGATACCAAGCCGCTCGTCGGCTGCTCGAGACGACGTTTTTTATCGGCTACCGGCAAGTGATTGCTCCGGCGCCGGATGATGGGCGGTGGCGTGACTTGGATCCGTTTCTGACGCCGGAAGAGCAGCGGCAATGGATCGAGATGCTTGAGCGGTTTGACCATGAAGCGGTCAAGCGATGGCTTCAGCGGGAATTTTCCCATTGGACGCCTCCGTTTCCGAGCCCGGAGATGGTGCGCACGCGGCTGACGAGCATCTTGGCGCAAATCCGGCGGTTTATGAAGACGTACCGCCTGGACCGCGGCACGACCGAACGCGAGTATATGCGCCTGTTTCAAGAGATTTTGTACAATCCTGTGCTGTATCGCATCGTTCAAGAATTGATATTGTTTTTATATCGGCTTCTCTACGAGGCGAGGCGGGCTGACACAGACGCGCGCGTCGACGCCATCGAACGGGGGCTCCGCTATATGGAAGCCCATTTTCGCGACCCGTCGCTCACGTTGGAGCGGGTCGCGGCGGCAGCCGGCCGCAGCCCCGCGTATTTCAGCCATTTGTTGTCGAAAAAGCGCGGCGTGACGTTTCGCCAGTGGCTGACGAACCGGCGGCTTGAGGAAGCGAAACGGCTGCTTCGGCAGACGGATTTGTCGATTAAAGAAATCGCCGAACAAACCGGGTTTCGCACCGCCCATTATTTGACGCGCGTCTTCAAAGCCGAACTGAATGAGACGCCGACCGCCTACCGCGATGAACAACGATCGTATCGGTCATCACCGCGGTAG
- the hutG gene encoding formimidoylglutamase, which translates to MYQQPEKSRWTGRVDSVSDERAFRLHQRIRLLDLTQPLAPMEQAAALIGFACDEGVRRNQGRQGAKEAPAAVKAALGRLPWHLPQGVSVFDAGDVVCVDRRLEQSQAELGKAVSRLLRSGAAPVVIGGGHETAYGHYLGVREALGTDVRLGIINIDAHFDLRPYDDGPTSGTMFRQILDEDKQVGYCCLGIQKLGNTAALFADAQRYGCEYMLEEQLTAGPMEAAYEQIERFASTYDGVMLTICMDAISAAAAPGVSAPSPFGLAPSLVRALIRRIVAHPNTISVDLCEVNPLVDEGGKTVALAAAFCLDILLHFRRLQSRVENVR; encoded by the coding sequence ATGTACCAACAACCCGAGAAAAGCCGCTGGACGGGGCGGGTGGACAGTGTGAGCGATGAACGGGCGTTTCGCCTCCACCAGCGCATTCGTTTGTTGGATTTGACGCAGCCGTTGGCGCCGATGGAACAAGCAGCGGCTCTCATCGGCTTTGCCTGCGACGAGGGGGTGCGCCGCAACCAAGGCCGCCAAGGGGCGAAAGAGGCGCCAGCCGCTGTGAAAGCGGCGTTGGGCCGGCTGCCATGGCATCTTCCGCAAGGAGTGTCTGTCTTTGATGCGGGCGATGTCGTTTGCGTGGATAGACGTCTCGAACAAAGCCAAGCTGAACTCGGCAAAGCTGTCTCCCGCCTGCTGCGAAGCGGTGCGGCGCCGGTGGTGATCGGCGGCGGCCATGAGACGGCGTATGGCCATTATTTGGGCGTCCGCGAAGCGTTAGGGACGGATGTCCGCCTTGGCATCATCAACATTGATGCCCATTTCGATTTGCGGCCGTATGATGACGGGCCAACATCCGGGACGATGTTTCGGCAAATTTTGGATGAGGACAAACAGGTGGGGTATTGCTGCTTAGGGATTCAGAAGCTCGGCAACACGGCGGCGCTGTTTGCGGATGCACAGCGGTATGGATGCGAGTACATGTTGGAAGAACAGCTGACTGCAGGGCCGATGGAGGCGGCTTATGAACAGATCGAACGATTTGCCTCAACGTATGACGGTGTGATGTTGACCATTTGCATGGACGCCATCAGCGCTGCCGCCGCGCCGGGGGTGAGCGCGCCGTCGCCGTTTGGGCTCGCGCCGTCGCTGGTGCGCGCGCTCATTCGCCGCATCGTTGCGCATCCGAACACGATCAGCGTTGATCTTTGCGAAGTCAATCCGCTCGTGGATGAAGGCGGAAAAACCGTGGCGCTCGCCGCTGCTTTTTGCCTAGACATCCTTCTTCATTTTCGACGTTTGCAAAGCCGCGTCGAAAACGTTCGATGA
- a CDS encoding PaaI family thioesterase, whose amino-acid sequence MKSTVNLHDVIAGQSAPPPCDTTLGVRLTEAQNGYAKGGWKVSESLLNGNGVIMGGFVGAAADIVMAYAVTTLLHDDQMHASINLQTTFHRPMEAGEAEIEAQVEKFGRTIAYVTAIVRQNGKEVASATSSVLIMEKR is encoded by the coding sequence ATGAAATCAACCGTCAACTTGCATGACGTCATCGCCGGCCAAAGCGCGCCGCCGCCGTGCGATACAACGCTCGGCGTTCGCTTGACAGAAGCACAAAACGGCTATGCGAAAGGGGGATGGAAGGTAAGTGAATCGCTGCTCAACGGCAACGGCGTCATTATGGGGGGATTTGTCGGCGCAGCTGCGGATATTGTGATGGCGTATGCGGTGACGACCTTGCTTCATGATGATCAAATGCACGCTTCAATCAACTTACAAACGACGTTTCATCGTCCGATGGAAGCCGGGGAGGCGGAAATCGAGGCGCAAGTGGAAAAGTTCGGCCGCACAATCGCCTATGTGACCGCCATCGTGCGGCAAAACGGCAAAGAGGTGGCGAGCGCCACGTCATCTGTACTGATCATGGAAAAACGATGA
- a CDS encoding RNA-guided endonuclease InsQ/TnpB family protein, translating into MYRGEYRYRKTNNIKKLEFLVRKTYRRLKHIRHNSIHQITASLVKTKPEYVVMESLNTHGMLKNRKLSKAVQEQTFHEFKRQMEYKCAWNGIKLILADRFFPSSKTCSHCGAVKEKLSLSERTFVCDECGSKIDRDVNASRNLKKYGESIA; encoded by the coding sequence GTGTATAGAGGTGAATACCGTTACAGAAAAACAAACAATATAAAGAAGTTGGAATTCCTTGTTCGAAAGACCTATCGAAGGCTAAAACACATCAGGCACAATTCTATTCATCAAATCACTGCATCTTTGGTGAAAACCAAGCCAGAGTATGTAGTCATGGAGAGCTTAAATACTCATGGAATGCTAAAGAACAGAAAGCTATCGAAAGCCGTCCAAGAACAAACATTCCATGAATTTAAAAGGCAAATGGAATATAAGTGTGCCTGGAATGGGATCAAGTTGATACTTGCCGATCGATTCTTCCCTTCGTCTAAAACTTGCAGCCATTGTGGGGCTGTAAAAGAGAAACTTTCTTTGTCAGAAAGAACGTTTGTATGTGATGAATGTGGAAGTAAAATAGACAGGGATGTGAACGCAAGTAGAAACTTAAAAAAATATGGTGAGTCAATAGCCTAG
- a CDS encoding PaaI family thioesterase: MEETIVHAIQDDYPDEFAWCYGCGRLNEHGHHFRTGWQGDKTVTVYTPRPEHTAIPGFVYGGLIASLIDCHGTGSAALALHRKNGHEPGSGEAPPRFVTASLHVDFLKPTPHGVPLVAVGTVTEIHPKKWQVDTEVFANGELCARGQVIAVVMPKTFVRP, from the coding sequence GTGGAAGAAACGATCGTTCACGCTATTCAAGACGACTATCCGGATGAATTCGCTTGGTGCTATGGCTGTGGCCGTTTGAACGAGCACGGCCACCATTTCCGCACCGGATGGCAAGGGGACAAGACGGTGACCGTATACACGCCGCGCCCCGAACATACAGCCATCCCTGGATTTGTGTATGGCGGGCTGATCGCCTCGCTCATCGACTGCCACGGCACCGGTTCAGCGGCGCTGGCGCTGCACCGGAAAAACGGCCATGAGCCGGGCAGCGGGGAAGCGCCACCGCGCTTTGTCACCGCTTCATTGCATGTTGATTTTCTCAAACCGACGCCGCACGGGGTGCCGCTTGTGGCCGTCGGCACAGTGACGGAAATTCATCCGAAAAAATGGCAAGTTGACACCGAAGTGTTCGCCAATGGCGAATTATGCGCCCGCGGGCAAGTCATCGCCGTCGTGATGCCGAAAACATTTGTCCGCCCTTAA
- a CDS encoding VOC family protein, which yields MAVKKFEHVGIQVKDIETSKAFYQNVVGLELLSEMIHTNGTMKLAFLGLDGQIIVELIEGYNPNLPTEGKVHHVAFTVEGIEQEKERLVSLGVPLVWEDITELPNGAKYLFFLGPDGEWIEFYEPER from the coding sequence ATGGCAGTCAAAAAATTTGAACACGTTGGCATCCAGGTGAAAGATATTGAAACATCAAAAGCATTTTATCAAAACGTCGTCGGCCTCGAGCTGCTCAGCGAGATGATCCATACAAACGGGACGATGAAACTGGCGTTTTTAGGGCTTGACGGACAGATCATCGTCGAGCTGATTGAAGGATACAATCCGAATTTGCCGACGGAAGGAAAAGTGCATCATGTTGCCTTTACAGTCGAAGGCATTGAGCAGGAGAAAGAGCGGCTCGTGTCGCTTGGCGTCCCGCTCGTTTGGGAGGACATTACGGAGCTTCCGAACGGGGCGAAATATTTGTTTTTCCTCGGCCCGGACGGGGAATGGATCGAATTTTACGAGCCGGAACGATAA
- the glpK gene encoding glycerol kinase GlpK: MTDQYILSIDQGTTSSRAILFNRNGEIVHMAQKEFTQYFPQPGWVEHNANEIWGSVLAVIASVLSEAQVKPEQVAAIGITNQRETTVVWEKESGNPIYNAIVWQSRQTADICDELKAKGYDPLFREKTGLLIDAYFSGTKVKWILDHVEGARERAERGELLFGTIDTWLIWKLSGGRAHVTDYSNASRTLMFNIHTLEWDDELLAILNVPKAMLPEVRPSSEVYAKTVPYHFFGVEVPIAGAAGDQQAALFGQACFTEGMAKNTYGTGCFMLMNTGEKAVQSKHGLLTTIAWGIDGKVEYALEGSIFVAGSAIQWLRDGLRMIKTAADSETYAEKVESTDGVYVVPAFVGLGTPYWDSEVRGAVFGLTRGTTKEHFIRATLESLAYQTKDVLAAMEADAGLPLTTLRVDGGAVKNNLLMQFQSDLLAVPVERPIINETTALGAAYLAGLAVGYWDSRENIAAQWQLERRFEPKMDDAKRTALYEGWKKAVRAAMAFK; the protein is encoded by the coding sequence ATGACAGACCAATACATTTTATCCATTGACCAAGGTACAACGAGCTCGCGCGCCATTTTGTTCAACCGAAATGGGGAAATTGTCCATATGGCGCAAAAAGAGTTCACTCAATATTTCCCACAGCCCGGCTGGGTCGAGCATAACGCGAACGAAATTTGGGGATCGGTGCTTGCGGTCATTGCCAGCGTCTTGTCCGAGGCGCAAGTGAAGCCGGAACAAGTGGCGGCGATCGGCATTACGAACCAGCGGGAAACGACGGTTGTCTGGGAAAAAGAGAGCGGCAACCCGATTTACAACGCCATCGTTTGGCAATCGCGGCAGACAGCTGATATTTGCGACGAGTTGAAAGCAAAAGGGTATGATCCGCTGTTTCGCGAAAAAACGGGACTGCTCATTGACGCTTATTTTTCGGGAACGAAAGTGAAATGGATTTTGGATCATGTCGAGGGGGCGCGCGAACGGGCGGAGCGCGGCGAGCTGCTGTTTGGCACGATCGACACGTGGCTCATTTGGAAGTTATCCGGCGGCCGCGCCCATGTGACCGACTACTCGAACGCATCGCGCACTTTGATGTTCAACATTCATACGCTCGAATGGGATGACGAACTGCTTGCAATTTTAAACGTGCCCAAGGCGATGCTTCCTGAGGTGCGCCCGTCCTCGGAAGTATACGCGAAAACGGTTCCGTATCATTTCTTCGGCGTGGAGGTGCCGATCGCGGGAGCCGCGGGCGACCAGCAGGCGGCTTTGTTCGGTCAGGCGTGCTTTACGGAAGGGATGGCGAAAAATACGTACGGCACCGGCTGCTTTATGTTGATGAATACGGGAGAAAAAGCGGTCCAATCGAAACACGGGCTGCTGACGACGATCGCCTGGGGCATCGATGGCAAAGTCGAATATGCGCTTGAAGGCAGCATCTTTGTCGCCGGTTCGGCCATTCAATGGCTGCGCGACGGCTTGCGGATGATCAAAACGGCGGCCGACAGCGAGACGTACGCGGAAAAAGTCGAGTCAACGGATGGGGTGTACGTCGTCCCGGCGTTCGTCGGCCTCGGCACGCCGTATTGGGACAGCGAGGTGCGCGGGGCGGTGTTCGGCCTCACGCGCGGCACGACGAAAGAGCATTTCATCCGCGCGACATTGGAATCGCTCGCTTACCAGACAAAAGACGTGCTCGCCGCCATGGAAGCGGATGCCGGCCTCCCGCTGACGACATTGCGCGTCGACGGCGGGGCGGTGAAAAACAACTTATTGATGCAGTTTCAAAGCGATTTGCTCGCTGTGCCGGTTGAGCGGCCGATCATTAACGAGACGACGGCGCTCGGAGCGGCGTATTTGGCCGGGCTGGCGGTCGGCTATTGGGACAGCCGCGAAAACATTGCCGCTCAGTGGCAGCTCGAACGCCGCTTTGAGCCGAAGATGGACGACGCTAAGCGGACCGCGCTCTATGAAGGATGGAAAAAAGCGGTGCGGGCGGCGATGGCGTTTAAATAA
- a CDS encoding MIP/aquaporin family protein, translating to MSPFLGELVGTALLIIFGAGVCAGVNLKKSYAANSGWIVITMGWGLAVAVAAYAVGKYSGAHLNPALTVALALSGDFPWGDVPMYVIAQVLGAMAGATVVYLHYWPHWKETDDPAVKLGVFATGPAVPNPAANLLSEIIGTFVLVLAILAIGANRFADGLNPFVVGFLIVAIGLSLGGTTGYAINPARDFGPRLAHFLLPIPGKGSSNWSYAWVPIVGPLLGGALGSLVYKALFLGKASPALWGALIAAAAVLAGVGMVHRKERESAAAERRST from the coding sequence ATGTCACCATTTTTAGGAGAACTCGTCGGCACGGCGCTGCTTATCATTTTCGGAGCTGGGGTGTGCGCCGGCGTGAACTTAAAGAAATCGTATGCCGCAAATTCCGGCTGGATCGTCATTACGATGGGATGGGGGCTGGCGGTGGCGGTGGCCGCTTATGCGGTCGGAAAGTACAGCGGCGCCCATCTCAATCCGGCGCTGACGGTGGCGTTAGCGTTGAGCGGCGACTTCCCATGGGGAGATGTACCGATGTACGTCATTGCCCAAGTGCTTGGGGCGATGGCCGGTGCGACGGTTGTTTATCTTCACTATTGGCCGCATTGGAAGGAAACGGATGATCCAGCAGTGAAACTCGGTGTGTTTGCGACCGGACCGGCCGTGCCGAATCCGGCAGCCAATTTGTTGAGTGAAATCATCGGCACATTTGTGCTCGTGCTGGCCATTTTGGCCATTGGCGCCAACCGATTCGCCGATGGACTCAATCCGTTTGTTGTTGGTTTTTTGATTGTGGCGATTGGGCTGTCGCTCGGCGGTACGACCGGATATGCCATTAATCCGGCGCGAGACTTTGGGCCGCGGTTAGCTCACTTTTTGCTGCCGATTCCGGGAAAAGGGTCGTCGAACTGGTCGTATGCATGGGTGCCGATTGTCGGGCCGCTGCTTGGCGGCGCGTTAGGCAGCTTGGTGTATAAAGCGCTGTTTTTAGGCAAGGCAAGCCCGGCGCTATGGGGAGCGCTCATTGCCGCGGCGGCGGTGCTGGCTGGGGTCGGCATGGTTCATCGAAAAGAGAGGGAATCAGCTGCAGCGGAACGCCGTTCGACCTGA
- a CDS encoding sporulation protein has protein sequence MLLRKMMSKVGVGSAHVDLILNKSLWRQGEVIQGIVHIYGGTVEQRIERLDVELVQKTIENGKERDAVVAVIPAAGAFAIKPSEKKEIPFSYTIPETLPPSRPGRSYRFITRLHIEDAVDTLDFDYVQILPKK, from the coding sequence GTGTTATTGCGCAAAATGATGTCAAAAGTCGGAGTCGGGTCGGCGCACGTCGACTTGATCTTAAATAAATCGTTATGGCGCCAAGGAGAAGTGATTCAAGGGATCGTCCACATTTACGGCGGAACGGTGGAACAAAGGATCGAGCGGCTCGACGTCGAGCTTGTGCAAAAAACGATCGAAAACGGCAAGGAGCGCGATGCGGTCGTGGCTGTCATCCCGGCGGCCGGAGCGTTCGCGATCAAGCCGAGCGAGAAAAAGGAAATCCCGTTTTCCTACACGATTCCGGAAACCTTGCCGCCATCGCGCCCGGGCCGGTCGTACCGGTTCATCACCCGCCTTCATATCGAAGACGCGGTCGATACGCTCGACTTCGACTATGTGCAAATTTTGCCGAAAAAATAG
- the cspD gene encoding cold-shock protein CspD, with the protein MQRGKVKWFNNEKGYGFIEVEGGSDVFVHFTAIQGEGFKTLEEGQEVSFEIVQGNRGPQAANVVKL; encoded by the coding sequence ATGCAACGTGGTAAAGTAAAATGGTTTAACAACGAAAAAGGCTACGGTTTTATCGAAGTGGAAGGCGGTTCGGACGTATTCGTTCACTTCACGGCAATCCAAGGTGAAGGGTTCAAAACGTTAGAAGAAGGCCAAGAAGTTTCGTTTGAAATCGTACAAGGAAACCGCGGACCGCAAGCAGCGAACGTTGTCAAATTATAA
- a CDS encoding DUF2564 family protein, whose translation MAKRDADVHTGYNDLRQVEMFVETAEKMVGQATMQLDPEMLDHAEQAIENARRQLARARQEATGVDDDVLARCEQKLTRAEHQLREAQQ comes from the coding sequence ATGGCAAAACGCGATGCCGACGTACATACAGGGTACAACGATTTAAGACAAGTGGAAATGTTCGTCGAGACGGCAGAAAAAATGGTCGGTCAGGCGACAATGCAGCTTGATCCGGAAATGCTTGACCACGCGGAACAAGCGATCGAAAACGCCCGCCGCCAGCTTGCCCGCGCCCGGCAGGAAGCGACCGGCGTGGACGACGACGTTCTTGCCCGATGCGAACAAAAGTTGACCCGCGCTGAGCACCAGCTTCGCGAGGCGCAACAATAA
- a CDS encoding zinc-finger domain-containing protein, translating into MGKKRNRRKEILDQIAWLEETYCDGCFLKSTFRKEYGKTYAQSFCIQQCTVGEQMRQYGEMLLSAPPRPRQ; encoded by the coding sequence ATGGGAAAGAAGCGAAACCGACGGAAAGAAATATTGGACCAAATCGCTTGGCTGGAGGAAACGTACTGCGATGGCTGCTTTTTAAAAAGCACGTTCCGGAAAGAGTACGGCAAAACGTACGCCCAATCGTTTTGCATCCAGCAATGCACGGTCGGGGAACAAATGCGGCAGTACGGGGAGATGCTGCTTTCCGCACCGCCGCGGCCGCGCCAATGA
- a CDS encoding ribonuclease H family protein, with the protein MDVQIHWTYITPKKQETVLVSDWIDAQESLRLADDFEKTGRTKALEFVDRNGTAWSKKELEKLLKEIESEPHDVVAYFDGGFDHETAQGGVGAVVYYKQNDHRYRLRANRQLGEIKSNNEAEYAAFWFVMQLLEELGVRHLPVTFRGDSHVVLKQLSGDWPCLEDDYNAWLDRIEAKMRDLGIQPAYEPISRKQNKEADSLARQALDGQLITSRMELTEKG; encoded by the coding sequence TTGGATGTGCAAATCCATTGGACATATATCACGCCGAAAAAGCAAGAAACCGTTCTCGTATCAGATTGGATCGATGCCCAAGAGTCGCTTCGGTTGGCTGACGATTTTGAAAAAACCGGGCGGACGAAGGCGCTTGAGTTCGTCGACCGAAATGGGACCGCGTGGTCGAAAAAAGAGCTCGAGAAGCTGCTGAAGGAAATCGAAAGCGAGCCGCATGACGTCGTAGCGTATTTTGATGGCGGGTTTGACCATGAGACGGCTCAAGGCGGCGTCGGCGCGGTCGTGTATTATAAGCAAAATGACCACCGCTACCGGCTGCGCGCCAACCGCCAGCTCGGCGAAATCAAGTCGAACAACGAAGCGGAATATGCGGCGTTTTGGTTTGTGATGCAGCTGCTTGAGGAGCTTGGCGTCCGCCATTTGCCAGTGACGTTCCGCGGCGACTCTCATGTTGTGTTAAAACAGCTGTCAGGCGACTGGCCGTGTTTGGAAGACGATTATAACGCTTGGCTTGACCGCATTGAAGCAAAAATGCGCGACCTTGGCATTCAGCCGGCGTATGAGCCGATTTCGCGCAAGCAAAATAAAGAGGCGGATTCGCTCGCGCGCCAAGCGCTCGACGGACAGCTGATCACGAGCCGAATGGAATTGACGGAGAAAGGGTAA
- a CDS encoding DMT family transporter, which produces MKQQTVADLSLLAVAFVWGATFVVVQNAISFLEPLSFNAVRFSLAGLSLFAWTVIVSRPLLGQLSWRIVGAGAWMGLWLFSGYAFQTVGLLYTTSSKAGFITGLSVVLVPLFSFLMLKQKPTANAAVGAVLAAFGLYWLTGGAELSFNRGDVFVFFCAISFAMHILITGQYSSRYSTLLLTMVQIFTVAVLCFIFAFWFEEATNMWNTAVLRRPEVWGALAITSLLATTAAFFIQTKVQKYTTPTRVALIFATEPVFAALTAYLWAGERLSPSAWLGGIAILAGMILSELPSARLWGKRWREKRNISS; this is translated from the coding sequence TTGAAGCAGCAAACCGTCGCCGATCTTAGTTTGCTGGCGGTGGCGTTCGTCTGGGGGGCGACGTTTGTCGTCGTCCAAAACGCCATTTCCTTTTTAGAGCCGTTATCGTTTAACGCCGTCCGCTTCAGTTTGGCCGGCTTGTCCTTGTTCGCATGGACGGTCATCGTTTCCCGCCCGCTGCTCGGCCAGTTATCATGGCGGATCGTCGGCGCCGGGGCTTGGATGGGGCTGTGGTTGTTTAGCGGCTATGCGTTCCAAACGGTCGGGCTTTTGTATACAACTTCCTCGAAAGCAGGCTTTATTACCGGGCTGAGCGTCGTGCTCGTGCCGCTGTTTTCGTTTTTGATGCTAAAGCAAAAACCGACCGCAAATGCAGCTGTCGGAGCGGTGCTCGCCGCCTTCGGTTTATATTGGCTGACGGGCGGAGCCGAGCTGTCATTCAACCGCGGCGACGTCTTCGTCTTCTTTTGCGCCATTTCCTTTGCCATGCACATTCTTATCACCGGTCAATATTCGTCACGTTATTCGACATTGCTGTTAACGATGGTGCAAATTTTTACCGTCGCTGTCCTCTGTTTCATCTTTGCTTTTTGGTTTGAGGAGGCGACAAACATGTGGAACACGGCGGTGCTCCGCCGTCCGGAAGTGTGGGGGGCGCTCGCGATCACCTCGCTATTGGCGACGACAGCCGCCTTTTTCATCCAGACAAAGGTGCAAAAATATACGACGCCAACCCGCGTGGCGCTCATTTTCGCTACGGAGCCGGTGTTCGCTGCTCTGACCGCCTATCTTTGGGCCGGCGAGCGGCTGTCGCCGTCTGCTTGGCTCGGCGGCATCGCCATTTTGGCCGGCATGATCCTCTCTGAACTTCCAAGTGCACGCTTATGGGGGAAACGGTGGCGGGAAAAACGGAACATCTCCTCATAG
- a CDS encoding divergent PAP2 family protein: MNKGLKTALATIALAQFLKIPIKQLETGRWNWRLFFETGGMPSSHSAGVSALATFIALERGMRTIDFALAALFGLIVMYDAQGVRRQAGELALRLNELAEEVKKLEDDPQQAVYKKRQQQLRARLGHEPIEVVGGVLLGIVTGAVSHWTCRRRRKARR, translated from the coding sequence ATGAACAAAGGGTTAAAAACGGCGCTCGCAACGATCGCGCTGGCACAGTTTTTAAAGATCCCGATCAAACAGCTTGAGACAGGCCGGTGGAATTGGCGGTTGTTTTTCGAAACAGGGGGAATGCCGAGCTCCCACTCCGCCGGCGTTTCGGCGTTGGCGACGTTTATCGCGTTAGAGCGGGGGATGCGGACGATTGATTTTGCGCTCGCCGCGCTGTTCGGATTGATCGTCATGTACGATGCGCAAGGAGTGCGGCGCCAGGCGGGCGAACTCGCCTTGCGCCTGAACGAGCTTGCCGAAGAGGTGAAAAAGCTCGAAGACGATCCGCAACAGGCCGTATACAAAAAACGGCAGCAACAGCTCCGCGCCCGCCTCGGCCACGAGCCGATCGAAGTCGTCGGCGGGGTGCTTCTTGGGATCGTGACTGGCGCTGTTTCCCATTGGACGTGCCGCCGCCGGCGAAAGGCTAGACGATGA
- the sspL gene encoding small, acid-soluble spore protein L: MAKNGGRNRGTKAPGVNPQGFGQDGTLTPDPKSKLENAAKKLNTK; this comes from the coding sequence ATGGCGAAAAACGGCGGCCGCAATCGCGGCACGAAGGCGCCGGGCGTCAACCCGCAAGGCTTCGGCCAAGACGGAACGCTTACTCCGGACCCGAAAAGCAAGCTCGAAAACGCGGCGAAAAAGCTCAACACAAAATAA